CGGTCAAAAGCAGGTGTTTCCAGGCTATGAATAAGTAGTTTGCATTCTCAAAATTAACAAATtggaccaacaccaaggaaaaaaacaacaaccatagCTAGCCCACCAGAGAACTGTTTACCAAAGAAGCTGAAGCTCATAGCAATGGTTTGCAAACTCCACCAGGCGAGCTTGTGTAAATGCCCTTCATGTAGTCATGGTTCTTCAGCCTGTCACAGATACTGGAGGGAAACGCAGAAACAGGAAATTACAGACTATTTTAAACAGCATGTTTTATTAAACTCACTTGCTGATGCACTTTATGGCAGGATGCGAGATTCAAGTGTTCATAACTTACATCTTTTCAAGTGCTTTTCCTGAGTGAATTCTCCCAGTTGAAATACGGCATGTACGCAGGGCTGGAAACAATCTCTAAAGTAGTAACTGTTTCACCCTCGGTCATGTAGCTCTCACAACCAATGGAGCAGTGCTAGCCATGTGCAGATAATCGACCTCGCTTACACACTGTACTGTGTAGGAAAGCCATGGAGGCCTTGAGTAGTGACTTACAAGATCCTGAATGCATTTCAGGTTAAGCCGCAATCAGAGCACAGCGATCTTAACATGAATTACTAGAAACCGTACATTGTCTCTCATCACTGAAATACTGATGTCATTCCTCTCTTCATGCGCAGTTCTGCATCTTGTTTAAACCATCATTGTTCAGGACCTGCTGCACCCTCGTTTTGGAAACGGCCTAGCAAAATAGGCAAGGATAACCTTAACTATGAATGAAATAGCTTCAAATTTAAGGGGCTGTCATTAAAATGGATTTGAACAGctaattattttcaaaagcattttctgCTCACAACTTGTTTGAGGAATAGAAAAGCCTAGTTATGTTACATGGGAATCCTATATCCTTGTCTGATATTTATTGTTAAGTTGACAACTCTTAACGCCCATGTCTGCTCCAAGTTGTTCTCAGCTCTTCTCTAGACACACCGAAAGGAAGTCATTAAGTGGAGCTGTAATACAAGTTCATGACTGGAGGGCTGGGTAGCCCTGCTTTGATGGAGTTAACTAGGATCTCTTAAAATAAAGGTTCATTCACTTGCTTCTGCCCTTATGAAACAAAACGTTCTGAATCTCTATTGTCTTAAAAGACCATGCCGAAGATGCCTTAACCTACTTAGTCACTGGTAGTAAGATAGCCACTTCCATTGGCTTTGAGTTTTTCTACCAGCTTCCCAAGTCCTGGCCGCTGAAATCCTGTCCTTGGGACCCCTTCAAGGTGAAGGACAGATTCGTAGGATTTTAAGAGTTGGAGGCAAAGCACGGTTGATATCTGTGCTCCTTTGAAGTGACTCTGCCAGACCATCTTCTACAATTGCCACTATAAGAGGAAGGACCAGAGGCAAAGGTTAATGATTTGGTTAACGAGGTGCACCTAGATGCCTCAGGGAGTAGCAATTAAAGGCATTCTTGGGGGGAGCTGGGCCATTTTAAGTGAAGATTTCGcctcatttaacttttaaaagtctggaaTCTGTCCTATCAGGTTCTCCTTAAAGCAGAGCCCAGTCATGAGAAAGGGTGCTACTTCCAGTGGGTAGACAGAGTATGGGGTGCAGAGTGTTTTAGCCTTACCAGTCTCTGAGACAGAACTCTAGAACCTAGTCAGTAAATTATTATCTATGCCTTGGGCACCTGGAAAGACTGAACTGAGTATCTTCTGAATAGAAATGGTGAAACAGGCCCCTAAGAGGCCCTAATGCTCTTATACCAACCAAAGGAACATTCTTATTTGGATGGGTGTTTAGGGGTTttcggggaaggagtggaggcaTGTCTTTTGGTATGCTAGAAATGTCTTAGGGACAAAAGCTTGATgactaaaaattacaaattttaatgCTGCTGAATTCAAAGGCCCCTAATCGTCCAGTAGAGAAGCTCCAATGGGTTCTGCTGTAGATGCCTGAGGCCACAGCTCAGGTGAGGGCTCTGGAAAATCATCACCTGTCACTTTACAACTTTGACCATCAAGAGGAACATTATCTGataatgtgggggaggggggctttcTAAAGAGCAAAAGGGATGTAATTTCTTTCATATGTAAATCTCTTGGATTTATTACATTCATAGTAAGAATGTTACACGTGACAATTAAGCTCCCAACAAGCTTTCTCCCTTTATCAAATGAAATGTTAGCCTCTACTAGCAACCTTAAAACAGAGTGGTATGGAATACCAGCAGTAATCTATTGCTATTTTGACTGCTGACATACAGGTCATCTTTGTGACAATTTGACATTCCATAAAGCGATCAGCCAGGATTCCTTCAGTATTTgtgttactatttttgtttttttggtcagaaactttgcaaaaatgaaaaaatctttagATTCTTAAAGATAAAACCTTCTTGATGACCAACCACATCATTTATTAACATTGGCCTCTTAATTAACGGAAATCTAACTCACAAACTAGGACCATTCTAAAACACCTGTCAGGTTGACCTCTTGAAAGAAGTCTTTCATTTTGAATACTCCCGTGTGGCCACTGCCCACTAGACATCTTgagttttttaaaggagaaagagcAACGGAAAACAGAAACATTGCCGATGATCATTAAAATTTAGGAAATCTTAATgcattttgatcattttaataaatatatatcaagaaAACCTCACTTTATTACAACACATTCATATACAAGCATCTATCATCTAAGTTTTCAACATCAAATGTTTatcaaatattgaaaataaaggacaaaatgtTACTAGACTATTAGCCATAACACaagaacatgttttaaaaattggtcCTTGTGGACATTGTCCAAATGATGATCCTACTCATACACTGTATGAATGAGacctatatttaatattaatagcaTAATAAAAAAGCTTTTATCTTGGAGAAACTGGGAGGACTTATTTCCTCCATTTGGCATTTGGTTCCTGTGAAGTACTGTTTAAGGAGGCCCAAGTCAATTAGCAATCTTGGAAACTGGAGTACAGTTTAGCAGGAGGAGTTGGCTGGAGTAGGAGGACGGACGGTCAGAGGGGCACTCTGAACACTCTTGCAAATGTACAAATTAAAGAAATCATTGAGAAAACTGTGGCCCGAATACATGGTAGCTATTGCCAACTGAGTCCCATTTCTCCAAAATAACTTTCCAAAACCTAAAGTCTTTACATTCTTTAAGATAAAACCTTATTGATCACCACATCATTTATTAACATTGTGCTTCTTAATCAACAGCAAAAGTCATATATAAAAAACCACATGCTTTTATAATCTAAACGAGTGAAATGATGCAAAACAGATTAAAGTATAATGCATGCCACCGGTTCATGAACTTCATTGgacaaggaaacaaaacaaaacaaaacaacccaaaacccaaaaaacccaaaccccagcAACAGACCCGTTGCCATAGAAAAGCTCAAGCAGCTTAGTGCTGGTTTCTAACAGCTCTATTGTTTCCCCCATCCCTTTCTAAAAATGCCAAATCCAAAAGCAATTGGGcatcaaaaaacaaaggaagaatagAGATGTTGAATCAAAAGTTAAACACAATAGTTTCGAAGTTAACGGTTTCCAAACAATACTGATCCAccctgtgtatttttttcctgtttgttaaaTCCCTGCTGTAACTCTGATTTATCCTTAATTTTCACATTGGCAAAAATTAAGATAAAGTAAGGCACCAAAAATCGCCCTGTATAACACCTCTCTAACTGCCTGATCACGCATCGCAGGCAAGCCAGGAACTCGCAGGGATTACCCTTTTCCACATATTGTTGATTGCCACCCCTAGACAGGTGTTTCATTATGTTACATCCTATTTTCGTCTGTCATGCAAGACTGTTAAAGACAAGTCCTTAACGGCACGGTGAAGCCACTTCATCTAGCTCCCtgtcttcagtctttcattcagaaaaaaaatactgtatcacATAGAAGCAGCAGACATCCTTTGCTGGTTATGTTGGTTTGCTGACCAAACAACTACCTAATTGATTGGCGAACGTGTTGCCGTTTCTTAGCTAGTGACAGGCTCCTTGGGGGGGGGGATCATGGAAAGGTCACAAGGGCACACTGTCCCCCAGTCTAATCTACTGGACCTTTTCTGTGAGAAAACTAAGGTTTACTTTTAAGCATCGAGTCAACTGTGTTCTTGGTAACATCACCACATTGAGAAGTAGCTCGCTGATGCCTACTCTACAGAGGATTTACGCAACCTGCTCTCCAGGCATTAAAACGACACGGCGTGTTCATGGCATAATTTTATCAGTTgtacaaaactataaaatccattcaaaataaaatctatgagAGCTAACTGGTCATGCTGTGCATGCTTCAGAGGTTCGGTGGAAAGATGGCTCATAGTTTGCTCCCTTTGCCACAGCACGGTTTGTTACTTGGTGAAGGCTCCTTTTTCCTTAAGGACTTTTTCCAAGACTCACTCACGTTGTTTTTGTCATTATATCCAGTctcaaaataatcataaaattggCCTTTGCACTCAAAAGCAAGGTCGTTTCCCACAGGTTCATGGCTTAATGGGCCACCATCCCTGGTGGTGTCGCTATTTGCCTTCTCCTCACTTAATGTGGCCTTTTCCTGAACACCTAGTGACCTGACATTAGTGACAAAGATTTCGCTGGCGGGTACCTGACCATCACCCTTGTAAGCAGACGCACAGCCTACATTGAAATCCACCTGGTGGGAACAACTCGGtaaaggcagagggggaggggaagaggaagatgaggaggaagagggggcagTGGTGGAGGCACTTCCGACACTAGCATGGACAGAAAGGGGCAGGTTTAGGTAGTGACCACCACATTCCTGGTAAAAGCAGCAGGCGTGAAACTTTTCACACTCCTCTTTGGCCATCCGCGGTCGTTTTCGGTAAGGACAGTCTTGAGCCAGAAACCACTCTTGGGCAGAGGGGCCGTTGAAAGAGCAGGCAGGAAAGCACCAGTTATTCTGCATGATAATCTCGCCGTGGATCCGTTTCATCAAGTTGTTGATAAGGACGGACCTTCGGAGGTACACTTCAGGATCATCGATAAACTTGAGCTTTTCTAATGACATATACAGGATATGGGCTCGTTCCTCAAAAATCGAGATGGTCTAAAAACCAAACACGGAAGAGAAAACTTAGAGGACGTGGGCTGTGTAAGCATGCCACTGCAGTAGATTTCTTTCTGGGCATGCTGTGGTCCTGTTCCTCCCAGGTTCACTTAGGGATGCTGTCCTCGGTGTTGCTAATGACCCTCCCCGGCTTCCTGCCTCAAAGGTGCAGTCCAAGCACCTGGGAATCCGCTCCCCCTGCAGACCTCAGCAGGGACAGGTGAGgctgtttgtgtttctgtggctGAGGGAGATGCCAAAACACACAACTCCTCTGCCCTACTAGAAGTCAGGGGAGCGGCTTCTCCGGAAGAAAGGGACATAGTAATGAGGGGCGCGAGGAGGGGTTCTCAGTTGCTGGTTATGTTGTTTCTTGATCTGGATGCTAGTTACATAGATATGTTTCTGCTGTGAAATCCAGCAAGCTGTACTCTTAGGATACTTGGGCTTTTCTGTGGGTGTATACAAAcccatgcatgtgcacacacatacactcgtGTATTTATATGTCGGTGTCTTTTGAAAGATGTCAAAATGCAGGTCATAAGTCTACTTCAAACCCTGGCTAAGAGCACAAGAGCTACATTCAGCGCTGTCCCTCTGGCTTTCACACTTGCAATTATCCTTACTCAACTGAGGGACAGTGATAATTGAGGCTCAGCCCCTGAAACCATCAGTCAGTAGAGGGGCCAAAGCAAGCCTCCTTCTGGGGCCAGGCAGGAGGAGAGATgcaggaaggaaatgagaagacTCACTTCTGAGCACTATGATACTATCACTGGGTGATGACTAGTATAAATCCAGCAGCTACTGAGAAACAGTCACAACCATaacacagaaatgaaagaggaaataaactGCTTATGTCCTGGTGACCAGCTTTTCCaggtcatattaaaaaaaaaaaaaaaaaaaaaagccacctggTAGCATGACCTGAGGAACTGCAAACAAAGCCTGCCCGGGTTAACCAAAGGCAGGAACTATACAGTCAGAGAAAAGCCCAGCATGCACCAACCCATGCCGGTGTCTTTATGAGCAAGGTCAAAGCAACACCTGAAGGATATGCTCGTGAGACGGCAAGGAGAGGGGGTAAGAGGAGATACAGAGGAAGatgaattgaaaaattaaaaatcctctCCGCCTCTCAGAAAACCATGGTCTGGGTTATACCCTCCTTGATTACATCTgtagatagtttttttttaaaggaagagaacCATAAGGAAAAAGAACTGGTATTTGAAAAGGTTAGGTGGCCAGTTCCTTATTTCTAGGCACTTCCTGGatcccattatttttttcttaagcatgCAGAAGAGTCAGCTGTGATTTTTCCCAGGGATGaattacatattttaacaaaCTAAGCCTCCGTAACGTGTATACAATGCAGTGTGAGTTTTTACTTGCAAGCACACACTCAAGCGATAGTGAGTCTACCTCTAATGGGTCAAGAGAAGCCCCGGGGAAACTGCTCCCAGGTGGGCACACATAGAAGGGGCTCTGGCCATGGGACCTAGAGCGTGGAGAGAGGGGAGATGTCAGGAAAGAATGGTGCATTTCTGCACACATGTGAAAACATGGATGGCTCATAACCACTAACGCAACTTGAGAACAATCAAGACATTTGTAAAAAAGATGTTCCTTGGattatataattttgttatttctggGTAGAGGAGCTCCTGCTGGCTCTTTCTTCCACTACTTGTGAAAATAACAGAGGACCCAAAAAAGTGACAACGATTAATATGGCTCTGCTGAGAAGTGGCTCATTTTCATTGCTTGGGTGGAACAATTTAATTTCTGGAAATGGATCAGGCAACTGTTACTAAGTAtcttaaattcttaataaaaataatgactattaaaaaaacatactTTATGGCTACAGCTGCTGAGTGGTGGGTGAAAATCCTCTTCTTCCACATACTTCCTCTTAAAGTATGTGATCTTGGATGTTGTTATAGGATTTGAAATTCCCCTGTAATGTGATCCTGTGGTAATAAATCAGATACGACAAATGACATGCGGTTTGCCAGAGGTTCTCTAAACAAAATACTTTCCTTATAGAAGATAAGTTGGCTACGTATTTGGCTGTACATgtgatgattaaaaataaacattggtCTTAATATTTGCTATCATACAGAGGTCTGTGACCCAGGATAGGCAAGGATTTCTAGGtaatcataaaggaaaatgaCCTATGTCAGCATTTACAAAATACTTAGAATCTTAATTCTATGCACAAACAGCAAAATTCATAAAGGGGAGGATAGTATTTATTCAAACTGCTTAATTAAATCCACGATAATAGGGCACCACTGGTCAAACATATACACCTTTTACCATAAGCACGAATAACcaaataactttaaaatgctATTGGCTGTGGGTAAAGAAGCAAATGACTATCTGAACATTGGAGttataatatttcttctttcaaaatacgaaactaaaaaaattttagcttAAGACTAAAATATGGGTTAACCAaagtccttttctctctctcaaaaatgtaACATGTCAATCATGAATTAAATGAGGGTCCAATTTTGAACGAACAGAGCTTTTAATCCCAAATAAACTTCAAGAAGTATTTAGTTtacattttaggttttgtttttttttaaagcacaccaCACAAAAATCCAAGGAACTTATCTTAGAATATAAGAATAAAGAATTAGGAAGAACATACTCCTGTATCTAAAAAAAATTCCCCCTGAATACGAAAGCCAATTGTGTGGTTagtaaaaagagaagacacataGCTTCTGGCCCAAAGTGCAGATTCCTTTACGTCTCAGGGGATAAAGATTTCATTGTCAAAAGCTCACCAGGGCTTGTGTACCTCTGAAGAGAACCATGTTCCGCAGGgtgaaaaaccaaaacccaaactcagggTCTCAAAATCTggtttggttctttaaaaagtataGGTGGCATGACTTACACACGAAGCAGCAGCACGTGTAGACGCAGATTTGAATGCAATTTCAGTATCGCCTCTGATCCTCTCCCGGAGCCCAGGGCTCAGTTAAGAGAGGGGCACAGAGAGCCTGGAAGTCCCTGGACTAGCAGCTCTCTCTGGGCTCAGAAGGGCGCCCGGAGACAGGAGACACCAGTCCCGCTCACTAGTCTGGCTGCAGAGggcagggctggtggggggaggtcAAGGGCAGTACCTGCCAGTGGGGGACCGGCTCCCCGGTCTCCCTGCAGAGGAGCCTGTGCTGGCCCAGGGGAACTCGGGCCTCCGTAGCTGTCAGCCTCCCATAGTGTCTGGTACCCAGCAATTTCAGCAGCTCCTTCTGAGACAATGGGCTCGCAGAATCTATTCATGGACAGAACCAGAGTCATCTCTGACCGCCTcagatctaaagaaaaaaaagaaagaaaatagcccTAGTCAAGAGTAAGCCAGGGGATGGCCTTGGCATGATCATTACTCTGCTTTGGGAAACTTCTGCTTCCCAGTTCTCCCCTTCAccctgaaaacattttattattttttcaaagaaaacctCAGCAAACTCTCTCGCTGCTATTAGCTCAGCCTCTGTGTTCAGCAATCTGCATTTCATGGGCGGATCTTTAAAACCCCATTTCTTATTGTTCTCAGATTCCCCTCAGCCCCATTTGAGACAGCTGCTTTGCCTCCTGAACACATTTTCCCCCTGACCTTCCGGCAGAAAATGTACCGCTAAGAGGCAAGTCCCAAACCCTTGCACCTCCTTTCTATTAATAAGGCAAAATCAATTTTCTAGTCAATCCCGAGAGTCTCCTTTGATGAAATCCGCTAATCAGTCAAAAGGGTGTAGAGGCCAAAATCTCCACCGTCATCCCTGCTGAGGCTCTGGGTCGGCTGGGGCAGGGCGGctgccccctcctctcctttccGCGGGGCCAGATCCTCTACACCAGTTTAGGGCTCCCTCCACTTTCTTCTCCCAAAACGAAGCAGACAGAGACACACTTGGTAGTTGTTTCCACCAGCCCTGATCGGCCTGAACTGGATCTGCCTCCAGTCAAAACACTGTAAGATGAAGACAGAAAATTGGCTCCAGTTTCAAGCCGGGAGTTGCAGCCCCACAGGAGCCAAGCACAACATCAACGGAGCAGGCAGAATATTAAACAGGAGCCAGGGCTTCAGGGCCAGAGGCTGCCTGCAACTCTTTCCTCCGCGAGGCCCAGACACAAGGCAGCAACTTTCCAAGGGGCACCATGCTGCGGCCCTCCTCTCCGGTTCACACCCCttcccccggggggggggggggcggcggcttGCGGGGAGCCTGGGAGCCTCTTTGCTCCGTGATGCCTGCAGGGCTCCTGATGGGCTCAGGTGCTGTGGGCCACTTCCAGCGGAGTTCTGGGGCTTCACTTGGCCCCAGCTAAGATTCAAGGCAGGGTCAAGGGTGGGTTCAAGGGGAAAGAGTCTGATACTCCGGCAAAAAGACCGATTGGGCCAGAGATCAGTGGTGACGGCAGAGAAGCCTCCGCGCCTTATTAACTGCGAGTTCTTTTGCAAGACCGGAACCTCTCCTATCCCACTCTGCCATTTAAAAGAACTGTCACAAAGACTGATGTCAGGCTTGCTCTCTGAAGATAGATTATCTTTCAAATATACGCTAAGGTGTATTCATGCTTTCTTCTCCAAATGACACAGCTCCTAACATTTTTGGAAAAGGGTGAGTCCCCTGCTGTCCAGCAGGAGGCTAGGATTACCTACGTGTTCTAATGAGGGTTCACTtcgagggaaaggaaggaaaaccaccAGGAGAAGGGGAGACAGCTTTACAGAAGTGAGGAGGTCTTTATGGCTAACAGCAGCTCTTGACAGCAATGACTCTACTCTTTACCCAGGCTTCTCCTTGAGATCCTAAGTTCTGTCCCAACTTCACTGAAGGATGAAGTAGGGGAAGTCTCGGTGTCAGTGGCTAGAATGAGGACCCAGCGATTTGGGAGGCTAAACCACATACCCCTTCTCTTCTAAAATGCCCTCCAAAGAGGGAGCAGCCAAGGAATTGCTGTAAGTAAAATCTTATTACaaggcaaaaaaagagagagaagttcgATTATTCTCTAGAAGGAAATGGTGGGGCAtgccatttattttgttcttgacTCATCAAAAAATTTACACTACATTGATTTGATAAACCAAGATATTCTGTCTATCACCCCTCAAACTCAGCATCCAAACAAGTTATCGAACCTCATGATAATTTATTCCCTGGGAGACTCTCATAAATGGTCTAACATCTTAACCTATTATAAAAGGCACTTGTACCAGTAAGTGCTCCTGCCAGGAGCATATGAATTATAGCTCTCTCTCAGTAGCCCTCTCTCACTGACTGCAACAGTATTTTCCAGCTTGAAATTCACACTCACTTTTGTGCTGGATTCTGGGAATAAGACCCAAGCTTTTTGTCTAcattgaactttttttaaaaaaaagatttatttatttgtgagagagagaaggcatgagtggtggggggggcaggctccccactgagcagggagattgatgtgggactggatcctgagcccaaggcagatgcccaactgactgagccacccaggggccactATATTGAACTTTTATAGCATAAAACCAGAGGAGGTTGACAAATCCACATCTCTTAAGAACATGAAGCATTTGTAGGCCCCTTAATGCAATTACCTTTGTTTAATAGGACATTATATGGTCCTGTGCTATTTTATGTTCCTAagagtttgtttccattttaatgacTGATCCTTGTGGCTGTTTGGGTTAAGgatttcagtttctgtttgttaGTGTTGATTCCAGCATATGAAATCCTATCAGGATGCATCTGAACTTATAACACAGCTTAGGACTTttatcttggcttttttttttccattatggtATCTGATTTctcttaactttttctttttgaactggAAACTTTTACACACAAAATCCAAAGTCGGAGAAACTGAGTGCCACAAATGGTATTTCTAAGTCTGAATAAAGTATGAATGACTTCGGAT
This portion of the Mustela lutreola isolate mMusLut2 chromosome 14, mMusLut2.pri, whole genome shotgun sequence genome encodes:
- the SERTAD4 gene encoding SERTA domain-containing protein 4; the encoded protein is MTLVLSMNRFCEPIVSEGAAEIAGYQTLWEADSYGGPSSPGPAQAPLQGDRGAGPPLAGSHYRGISNPITTSKITYFKRKYVEEEDFHPPLSSCSHKTISIFEERAHILYMSLEKLKFIDDPEVYLRRSVLINNLMKRIHGEIIMQNNWCFPACSFNGPSAQEWFLAQDCPYRKRPRMAKEECEKFHACCFYQECGGHYLNLPLSVHASVGSASTTAPSSSSSSSSPPPLPLPSCSHQVDFNVGCASAYKGDGQVPASEIFVTNVRSLGVQEKATLSEEKANSDTTRDGGPLSHEPVGNDLAFECKGQFYDYFETGYNDKNNVSESWKKSLRKKEPSPSNKPCCGKGSKL